Proteins encoded within one genomic window of Bombus pyrosoma isolate SC7728 linkage group LG13, ASM1482585v1, whole genome shotgun sequence:
- the LOC122574172 gene encoding uncharacterized protein LOC122574172, which yields MNNKKDSKAETSLPSASGTQNKTESLDSSTRAISDIVQRQNEEFRQQFNEIKNALRLTNEENRKRANEIEILGRNLSRVKPSQIDIESTEFGSMMTNDDDNTSVLKHDTNPPPPMPQRPPKYVQPSNRTTANSGNLKAESALKCIAILNGENDIGIEDFIREIKEIRMMCSEQALLLKMIKIEKIVEVAMAIRSVHINEFETLYEALRRNVATQVSVRGHQDQLREIRQGLTENVQNYNIRFRRAFNKLRSIITNKYKDELTPRAMNNRLYMDSVTDYVRDLRSEI from the coding sequence ATGAACAACAAGAAAGACTCAAAAGCCGAGACAAGTTTACCCTCTGCAAGTGGAACCCAAAATAAAACGGAATCACTCGACTCCTCTACCAGAGCAATTTCAGATATAGTACAGAGACAGAACGAAGAATTTCGACAacaatttaacgaaataaagaatGCATTAAGATTGACCAAcgaggaaaatagaaaacgtgccaatgaaatagaaatattaggTAGAAACCTCTCTCGTGTTAAACCATCGCAAATAGACATAGAATCAACTGAATTCGGTTCTATGATGACTAACGATGACGATAATACATCAGTATTAAAACACGATACTAATCCACCTCCACCTATGCCACAAAGACCACCAAAATACGTGCAACCATCCAATCGAACAACTGCAAACTCTGGAAATCTAAAAGCTGAAAGTGCATTAAAATGTATTGCGATACTAAACGGAGAAAATGATATAGGTATAGAAGATtttattcgtgaaataaaagaaataagaatgaTGTGTAGCGAACAagcattattattaaaaatgattaaaatagagaaaattgtaGAAGTCGCAATGGCAATCCGCAGTGTCCATATTAACGAATTCGAAACTTTGTATGAAGCATTAAGACGTAACGTAGCTACTCAAGTATCAGTAAGAGGACACCAAGATCAATTAAGAGAAATAAGGCAAGGATTAACCGAAAACGtgcaaaattataacattagATTTCGACGTGCTTTTAACAAACTTCGATCTATCATtaccaataaatataaagacgAACTTACTCCACGAGCGATGAACAATCGACTATACATGGACTCTGTGACTGACTATGTAAGAGACCTTCGttcagaaatatga